A single region of the Vicia villosa cultivar HV-30 ecotype Madison, WI linkage group LG4, Vvil1.0, whole genome shotgun sequence genome encodes:
- the LOC131598873 gene encoding membrane-anchored ubiquitin-fold protein 2-like → MAGKQNELEIKFRLSDGSDIGPKSYSAATSIATLKESILTQWPKDKEYGPRTVKDVKLICAGKILENNKTVEECQSPLCNLPGGVTTMLVVVQPPNSEKDKKKGASEAKQSKCVCVIL, encoded by the exons ATGGCTGGGAAGCAAAATGAGTTAGAGATTAAGTTCCGATTGAGCGATGGATCGGATATTGGCCCGAAAAGCTATTCTGCTGCTACTAGTATTGCAACGCTCAAAGAAAGCATTCTTACTCAATGGCCAAAAG aCAAAGAGTATGGACCAAGAACTGTTAAAGATGTGAAGTTGATTTGTGCTGGAAAAATATTGGAGAACAATAAAACAGTAGAGGAATGTCAAAGTCCATTGTGCAATCTTCCTGGTGGAGTTACAACAATGCTTGTGGTGGTTCAACCACCGAATTCGGAAAAAG ATAAGAAAAAAGGAGCAAGTGAAGCAAAGCAAAGCAAATGTGTTTGTGTTATATTATAA
- the LOC131598874 gene encoding uncharacterized protein LOC131598874 — protein sequence MADDAREEEEEQKMIRMEGVASIALLPNGSISGHFIHLPHSTCYGLHGTELECERECSKGEDYRLVKLTITDFNTKKEQTTVVECKGHDAARFHSIDHAHGWDKEITGMVEKNDGKKRITVSFECETLKAENAAEDHIRQFMPKLTGMDAVVNIGKMTIFGLDFGADEEETE from the exons ATGG CTGATGAtgcaagagaagaagaagaagaacagaaaATGATAAGAATGGAAGGAGTAGCATCAATTGCATTGCTTCCAAATGGTTCAATTTCAGGACACTTcattcatcttcctcattccacTTGTTATGGTCTTCATGGCACTG AATTGGAATGTGAAAGGGAGTGCAGTAAGGGTGAGGACTATCGCCTCGTCAAACTCACAATCACAGATTTCAAT ACGAAGAAAGAACAAACCACTGTTGTAGAATGCAAAGGCCACGATGCTGCTCGGTTCCACAGCATTGATCATGCTCACGG TTGGGATAAAGAGATCACGGGTATGGTTGAAAAAAATGACGGAAAGAAAAGAATCACAGTTTCTTTCGAATGTGAGACACTGAAAGCTGAGAATGCAGCTGAAGACCACATCAGGCAGTTCATGCCGAAACTAACTGGAATGGATGCTGTTG TTAACATTGGAAAGATGACAATTTTCGGGTTGGACTTTGGAGCCGATGAAGAAGAAACCGAGTAA